Genomic DNA from Blastocatellia bacterium:
AATCCGCAGCGTCGCCGAGCAGCTTGGTATCCGGCTGACGATTGTCAAACAACCGGATGAGGTTCTCGCCCACGTTCGAGAAGCAATTCCGGCATTGATGATCCTGGACCTCAGCGACGCGCGATTGCAGCCGCTTGACCTCATTGGCCAGATTAAGAGCGACGCTCACCTGGCCGGCATCAAGATCATCGGTTTCTATTCACACGTCCAGGTTGATCTGTACAAACAGGCCACAGACGCCGGCTGTGATCAGGTATTGGCCAAGTCAGCATT
This window encodes:
- a CDS encoding response regulator — translated: MNRSVLVAVNDLFFVGKIRSVAEQLGIRLTIVKQPDEVLAHVREAIPALMILDLSDARLQPLDLIGQIKSDAHLAGIKIIGFYSHVQVDLYKQATDAGCDQVLAKSAFSQMLPALLSQLA